In the genome of bacterium, one region contains:
- a CDS encoding biotin--[acetyl-CoA-carboxylase] ligase, producing MATPYETLILDRTTSTQDEVWSRRGSMPLLVVARSQTRGRGRSGARWSNAPRALAASLGVRPHWPPSSWPLLTLVAGVAGLRALGDPGRDLMLKWPNDLMRGPLKLGGLLTEASGDTVVAGWGANLFWPDAPEGTGAVFDSDPGPEAGVEISHRWVEEFLPLLAGEPGDWPHDEYRRRCSTLGRSVTWVPDGAGTAVDISPDGGLVVETATGRRTLTSAAVSELRDN from the coding sequence ATGGCTACACCCTACGAGACGCTGATACTCGACCGGACCACCTCCACCCAGGACGAGGTGTGGTCCCGGCGCGGATCGATGCCCCTGCTGGTGGTGGCGCGGTCGCAGACCCGGGGGAGAGGACGCTCGGGTGCGCGCTGGTCGAACGCCCCGCGAGCGCTGGCGGCTTCCCTCGGAGTCCGGCCGCACTGGCCTCCGTCCTCATGGCCGCTCCTGACGCTGGTGGCGGGCGTGGCGGGCCTGCGAGCGCTGGGGGATCCGGGACGGGACCTCATGCTCAAATGGCCCAACGATCTGATGCGCGGGCCGCTCAAGCTGGGCGGCCTGCTCACCGAGGCCTCGGGCGACACGGTGGTGGCGGGATGGGGCGCCAACCTGTTCTGGCCGGACGCTCCGGAGGGTACGGGCGCCGTGTTCGACTCCGATCCCGGCCCGGAAGCAGGGGTTGAGATCTCCCACCGGTGGGTCGAGGAGTTCCTTCCCCTGCTGGCGGGCGAGCCGGGCGATTGGCCGCATGACGAATACCGCCGTCGATGCTCCACACTCGGGCGATCGGTCACCTGGGTCCCGGACGGTGCCGGGACGGCGGTCGACATCTCGCCGGACGGGGGTCTGGTGGTAGAGACGGCTACCGGCCGGCGGACGCTGACCTCGGCGGCAGTCTCGGAGTTGCGGGACAACTGA
- a CDS encoding SDR family NAD(P)-dependent oxidoreductase, protein MRLRGRAALITGAGSGIGRATAELFASEGAGVAILDSDAPAAEAAAAAISATGGEAHPVVADVSSPDDVSRAIASSAQLLGRLDIVFNNAGVAPSGSVLDADEDEWDRCFAVNVKGVYLTSRAAIPHLQAAGGGSIINQASVAALIGMANFSAYSAAKGAVVSLTRAMAIDLAPFGIRVNALCPGAVHTPVMEPLMRNHGGGSLERGLEITAAKHPIGRLGTTREIAGAALFLASDDAAFVTGATLPVDGGRTAC, encoded by the coding sequence GTGAGACTCCGAGGACGCGCCGCTCTCATAACCGGCGCCGGGTCGGGCATCGGCCGGGCCACCGCCGAACTGTTCGCGAGCGAGGGCGCCGGGGTTGCGATACTCGATAGCGACGCGCCGGCCGCCGAAGCCGCCGCTGCAGCCATCTCGGCCACCGGCGGGGAGGCCCATCCGGTGGTCGCCGACGTGTCGTCGCCGGACGATGTCTCCCGAGCCATTGCCAGCTCCGCCCAACTCCTCGGACGCCTCGACATCGTCTTCAACAACGCCGGCGTCGCACCATCCGGGTCGGTTCTGGATGCGGACGAGGACGAGTGGGATCGGTGCTTCGCGGTCAACGTCAAGGGCGTCTACCTCACCTCTCGGGCCGCCATCCCCCACCTGCAGGCCGCCGGCGGTGGATCGATCATCAACCAGGCATCCGTAGCCGCCCTGATCGGGATGGCAAACTTCTCCGCCTACAGCGCCGCCAAGGGTGCCGTGGTCTCTCTCACCCGCGCCATGGCGATCGACCTCGCTCCCTTCGGGATCAGGGTGAACGCCCTCTGCCCCGGCGCCGTCCACACACCGGTCATGGAGCCGCTCATGCGCAATCACGGGGGTGGCAGCCTCGAGCGGGGACTGGAGATCACGGCCGCCAAGCACCCAATCGGGCGCCTAGGGACAACGAGGGAGATTGCCGGCGCCGCGCTGTTCCTGGCATCGGACGACGCCGCCTTCGTCACCGGCGCCACCCTCCCGGTGGACGGCGGCAGAACCGCCTGTTAG
- a CDS encoding dienelactone hydrolase family protein, with protein MAVLQHEGTIEILYRDFAMPSGSGFSNGYLSRPDRIGDYPLVVLLPPLQGITPFVKDLARRLARNGYAVLVPDLTRGAHPGPKAPFEDLVATYHAIRDRRALADIDDAVAFAFADPAGWARTGRIGVVGIDVGGRFAIIYAAHRQRAVGALCVAYAPLAGDEERRLPVVEALEMLPMPVLGLYGADDHLVPPAGVDEAQRLNPHGRWILYDGVGHDYLDDDADSYHHAATGDTLARLLGLLSATLNR; from the coding sequence ATGGCGGTTCTCCAGCATGAGGGAACGATCGAGATTCTCTATCGTGACTTCGCCATGCCGTCCGGGTCCGGGTTCTCCAACGGGTACCTGTCCCGTCCGGACCGGATCGGCGATTACCCGCTGGTGGTGCTGCTGCCCCCGCTCCAGGGGATCACGCCCTTCGTCAAGGATCTCGCGCGCAGGCTGGCGCGCAACGGGTACGCCGTCCTGGTCCCGGACCTGACCCGGGGCGCTCATCCCGGACCGAAGGCGCCGTTCGAAGACCTGGTCGCCACCTACCACGCGATCCGGGATCGCCGCGCCCTGGCGGACATCGACGATGCGGTGGCCTTCGCGTTCGCCGACCCGGCCGGCTGGGCCCGTACCGGCAGGATCGGCGTGGTGGGGATCGACGTGGGGGGTCGGTTCGCCATCATCTATGCCGCACACCGGCAGCGAGCGGTGGGGGCGCTCTGCGTGGCGTATGCCCCTCTGGCCGGTGATGAGGAAAGGCGCCTGCCGGTGGTGGAGGCCCTGGAGATGCTTCCGATGCCGGTCCTGGGCCTCTACGGGGCGGATGACCACCTGGTACCCCCCGCCGGGGTCGACGAGGCGCAGCGGCTCAACCCTCACGGCAGATGGATCCTCTACGACGGTGTCGGACACGACTACTTGGATGACGATGCCGACTCCTACCATCACGCCGCCACCGGCGACACGCTGGCCCGTTTGCTCGGCCTGCTGTCCGCCACCCTGAACCGGTAG
- a CDS encoding SDR family oxidoreductase produces the protein MRLQGRAALITGAGSGIGRAATELFSSEGAGVAILDRDAPAAGATASSISTMARKPIRWSPTCPHRRRFHVQSPAPPGFSHASTSSFNNAGIAPSGSVLDANEDDWDRCYAVNVKGKHLTSRTAIPHLQAAGGGSIINQASVAALVGTEGLAAYSAAKGAVVSMTRASAMDLAPLRIRVNAICPGVEHTPIMERLMWQRGGGSLERGLETTAAKHPIERVATPMDIAGAALLLASDDAAFVTGATLTVDGGMTAR, from the coding sequence GTGAGACTCCAAGGACGGGCTGCTCTCATAACCGGGGCAGGGTCGGGAATCGGCCGGGCCGCCACCGAGTTGTTCTCTAGCGAGGGCGCCGGGGTTGCGATACTCGATCGCGACGCGCCGGCCGCAGGAGCCACCGCCTCATCCATCTCGACCATGGCGCGCAAGCCCATCCGGTGGTCGCCAACGTGTCCTCACCGGAGGCGGTTTCACGTGCAGTCGCCCGCACCGCCCGGCTTCTCGCACGCCTCGACATCGTCTTTCAACAACGCCGGCATCGCACCGTCCGGTTCGGTCCTGGATGCGAACGAGGATGATTGGGATCGGTGCTACGCAGTCAACGTCAAAGGCAAGCACCTCACCTCTCGAACCGCCATCCCCCACCTGCAGGCCGCCGGCGGCGGATCGATCATCAACCAGGCATCCGTAGCCGCCCTCGTCGGGACGGAGGGCCTCGCCGCCTACAGCGCCGCCAAGGGTGCGGTGGTCTCGATGACCCGCGCCTCGGCGATGGACCTCGCTCCGCTGAGGATACGTGTGAACGCCATCTGTCCGGGCGTCGAGCACACCCCGATCATGGAACGACTGATGTGGCAGCGCGGGGGTGGCAGCCTCGAGCGCGGGCTCGAGACCACGGCCGCCAAGCACCCGATCGAGCGCGTAGCAACACCGATGGACATCGCCGGCGCCGCGCTACTCCTGGCATCGGACGACGCCGCCTTCGTCACCGGCGCCACCCTCACCGTGGACGGCGGCATGACCGCCCGGTAG